A single region of the Arthrobacter sp. V1I7 genome encodes:
- a CDS encoding glycosyltransferase family 2 protein, which yields MSPAAGFPTVSVVICSYTEERWDRLMGALDSVRAQTHPPQQTIVVVDYNMDLYKRLIFTVPDVVIIENSGPKGLSGARNTGAAVAKAKVVAFLDDDAEAAPDWLERLAAMYDDPDVLAVGGRVQPRWEAGRPGYFAEEVDWIVGCTYRGMPKVAAEVRNVIGANMSFRTEVLDRVGGFNPSLGRQDGLPLGCEETELCIRAVLGAPGSRVVYEPAALVHHHVPAERGTWRYMLARSWSEGLSKAQVSRIVGHKRALGPERRYVRQVLPRAVFAGTRDWIRGKDPAGLSRAGTILAVLAATATGYLRGRRLPAGSLPAETAVKPQDELWREVQ from the coding sequence ATGTCCCCCGCCGCAGGATTCCCGACCGTTTCCGTTGTTATCTGCTCCTACACGGAGGAGCGATGGGACAGGTTGATGGGCGCACTGGACTCGGTCCGGGCCCAGACGCATCCCCCGCAGCAGACGATCGTCGTCGTCGACTACAACATGGATCTGTACAAGCGCCTCATCTTCACGGTGCCCGACGTTGTGATCATTGAAAACAGCGGACCCAAGGGTCTTTCCGGCGCCCGCAACACCGGGGCCGCGGTCGCGAAGGCCAAGGTCGTGGCTTTCCTCGACGACGACGCCGAGGCCGCACCGGACTGGCTCGAACGCCTGGCCGCCATGTACGACGATCCGGACGTCCTGGCCGTAGGCGGACGGGTCCAGCCGCGGTGGGAGGCCGGCCGACCGGGGTACTTCGCTGAAGAGGTGGATTGGATCGTCGGCTGCACCTACCGGGGCATGCCGAAGGTCGCCGCTGAGGTCCGCAACGTGATCGGCGCGAACATGTCTTTCCGCACCGAAGTCCTGGACCGGGTCGGCGGGTTCAACCCGTCGCTGGGCCGCCAGGACGGACTTCCGCTCGGCTGTGAAGAGACGGAACTCTGCATCCGAGCCGTTCTGGGCGCCCCCGGATCCCGGGTCGTCTACGAACCTGCGGCCCTGGTGCACCACCACGTCCCCGCCGAGCGTGGCACCTGGCGCTACATGCTGGCACGCTCCTGGTCCGAGGGCCTCTCCAAAGCTCAGGTCAGCCGGATCGTGGGCCACAAGCGCGCGCTGGGCCCGGAGCGGCGCTACGTCCGGCAGGTGTTGCCGCGGGCAGTATTTGCCGGAACCCGCGACTGGATCCGGGGCAAGGACCCTGCAGGCCTGAGCCGCGCGGGCACGATCCTCGCCGTGCTTGCAGCCACTGCAACCGGTTATCTGCGCGGCCGCCGGCTGCCTGCCGGTTCCCTGCCAGCGGAAACCGCCGTGAAGCCACAGGACGAACTGTGGAGGGAAGTCCAATGA
- a CDS encoding glycosyltransferase family 2 protein, producing the protein MSIPNLKPKLRPQTTPPQSGPSVSVVIPTLNEAMNLPWVLRRMPAYVDEVVIVDGRSLDSTVDVARALRLDVVVVAEPRPGKGNAVRAGFAAASGDIIVMLDGDGSMDPQEIGWLVTPLLHEYDFVKGSRYVTGGGSDDLTRLRNSGNRMLTWLANAVLHSDYSDLCYGYIALRRECVEILELQSDGFEIETELIVRASRAGLRIAEVPSHELCRISGKSNLHTFRDGWRVLRTLAHERISWEAPTAGARPEALRRVKYKYPSVMFPHIPTDPQSVLGLRPGA; encoded by the coding sequence ATGTCCATCCCAAATCTCAAACCCAAGTTGCGCCCCCAAACGACGCCGCCCCAGTCTGGTCCATCAGTGAGCGTGGTCATCCCCACCCTCAATGAGGCCATGAATCTGCCGTGGGTGCTCCGCCGGATGCCGGCATATGTGGACGAAGTTGTAATCGTCGACGGCCGTTCCCTGGACAGTACCGTCGACGTGGCCCGGGCACTGCGCCTGGACGTCGTAGTTGTTGCCGAGCCACGCCCGGGCAAAGGCAACGCGGTTCGGGCAGGATTCGCCGCCGCGTCCGGCGACATCATCGTCATGCTCGACGGCGACGGCAGCATGGACCCGCAGGAAATCGGCTGGCTGGTCACACCGCTCCTTCACGAATACGATTTCGTGAAGGGCTCGCGCTACGTCACGGGCGGCGGCTCGGATGACCTTACCAGGTTACGGAACTCCGGCAACCGCATGCTGACCTGGCTCGCCAACGCGGTCCTGCACAGCGACTATTCCGATCTCTGCTACGGATACATCGCGCTGCGCCGGGAATGCGTGGAGATCCTGGAGCTGCAGTCCGACGGCTTTGAAATCGAGACGGAGCTGATTGTCCGGGCCTCGAGGGCAGGTTTGCGGATTGCTGAGGTCCCGAGCCATGAGCTGTGCCGCATCTCCGGGAAATCCAATCTCCATACCTTCCGGGACGGGTGGCGCGTGCTGCGGACCCTCGCCCATGAACGTATCAGCTGGGAGGCCCCCACGGCCGGGGCCAGGCCCGAAGCCCTGAGACGGGTCAAATACAAGTATCCGAGTGTCATGTTCCCGCACATCCCCACGGATCCCCAGAGTGTTCTGGGATTGCGCCCGGGAGCCTAA
- a CDS encoding glycoside hydrolase family 16 protein codes for MEDFTAGDVPLGAFPGPLYRERWSAGYKDGTPDTAGQVSGGKSGYYPTKVLSVQNGVLDWFLHSEKGISMGAAPAPRIPNAAKNPPRENSLLYGRYSVRYRADSMPGFKTAWLLWPDSGIWPRDGEIDFPEGDLGATITAAAHFMSLDPKRFEQFFTDKFSTEWHVATTEWRPGQVEFFVDGVSIGVSTTDVPSTPMHLILQTESCLPNCPAPATQGHVFLDWISIWVPA; via the coding sequence ATGGAGGACTTCACCGCCGGTGACGTCCCGCTCGGCGCCTTCCCCGGCCCCCTGTACCGGGAGCGGTGGAGTGCGGGCTACAAGGACGGGACGCCGGACACGGCAGGCCAGGTCAGCGGTGGCAAGTCCGGCTACTATCCGACCAAAGTGCTCAGCGTCCAGAACGGCGTGCTGGACTGGTTCCTGCACTCGGAAAAGGGCATTTCCATGGGGGCTGCGCCTGCACCCAGGATTCCCAACGCGGCCAAGAATCCGCCGCGTGAAAACAGCCTCCTCTACGGGCGGTACTCAGTTCGCTACCGGGCTGACTCGATGCCGGGATTCAAGACGGCGTGGCTCCTATGGCCGGACAGCGGCATCTGGCCGCGGGACGGTGAGATCGACTTTCCCGAGGGCGATCTCGGCGCGACAATCACCGCGGCGGCCCATTTCATGTCCTTGGATCCAAAGCGTTTTGAACAGTTCTTCACGGACAAGTTCTCCACGGAATGGCACGTGGCCACGACGGAGTGGCGTCCCGGCCAGGTCGAGTTCTTCGTCGACGGCGTGTCCATTGGTGTCAGTACCACCGATGTACCGTCCACGCCAATGCACCTGATCCTGCAGACCGAGTCCTGTCTGCCGAACTGTCCGGCCCCCGCAACCCAGGGCCACGTCTTCCTGGACTGGATCAGCATCTGGGTGCCGGCCTAG
- a CDS encoding YceI family protein, translating to MTLPEGLTPGVWTLDLSHSEIGFSVRHAGISKVRGRFNEASAEAHVGNSLADSSLHASVKTASFDSGDTNRDAHVRGPDFFDVENYPEMAFRAKAIRGDGEDYVLTGDLTVRGITKPVDLEVEYTGVAVDPFGATRAGFSAEAEISRKEFGLTWNAAIEAGGLLVSDKVKINVEAAMVKQA from the coding sequence GTGACTCTGCCCGAAGGTTTGACCCCCGGCGTCTGGACGCTCGACTTGTCGCACAGCGAAATCGGATTCAGCGTCCGCCATGCCGGCATAAGCAAGGTCCGCGGCCGCTTCAACGAGGCTTCCGCCGAGGCCCACGTGGGGAATTCACTGGCGGACTCGAGCCTGCACGCGAGCGTCAAGACTGCCAGCTTTGATTCCGGCGACACCAATCGGGACGCGCACGTCCGCGGCCCCGACTTCTTCGACGTCGAGAATTATCCTGAGATGGCGTTCCGGGCCAAGGCCATCCGGGGCGACGGTGAGGACTATGTCCTGACCGGTGACCTGACGGTCCGCGGGATCACCAAACCCGTGGACCTCGAGGTCGAATACACCGGCGTTGCCGTGGATCCTTTCGGCGCCACCCGCGCGGGCTTCAGTGCCGAGGCGGAAATCAGCCGTAAGGAATTCGGGCTGACCTGGAACGCCGCGATCGAGGCCGGCGGACTGCTGGTCAGCGACAAGGTAAAGATCAATGTTGAAGCGGCCATGGTGAAGCAGGCCTAG
- a CDS encoding LPXTG cell wall anchor domain-containing protein, whose protein sequence is MPALLKLALIIALALLVVGFVVEAVQFLLYVGLLVLAGAGVLFFLRRSRSLR, encoded by the coding sequence ATGCCTGCACTCCTGAAGCTTGCCCTGATCATCGCCCTCGCCCTGCTGGTGGTGGGTTTTGTTGTGGAGGCAGTGCAGTTCCTGCTCTACGTTGGCCTCCTGGTCCTGGCAGGCGCCGGCGTCCTGTTCTTCCTGCGCCGTTCGCGCTCACTGCGTTGA
- a CDS encoding YccF domain-containing protein, with product MKTLLNIIWLLFGGLWLAIGYFVAGIVCCLLIITIPWGLASFRIASYALWPFGRTVVDRPGGTGVFSLLGNVVWLLVAGIWMAVGHVVTAFAMAITIIGIPLAIANLKLIPVSLMPLGKQIVPSERPFVTAYSKAYR from the coding sequence ATGAAGACACTGCTGAACATCATCTGGCTGCTCTTTGGCGGGCTCTGGCTCGCGATCGGATATTTCGTGGCCGGCATCGTCTGCTGCCTGCTCATCATCACCATTCCCTGGGGGCTTGCCTCCTTTCGGATCGCGTCCTATGCACTCTGGCCGTTCGGCCGCACGGTGGTGGACCGGCCCGGCGGAACGGGCGTGTTCTCGCTGCTCGGCAATGTGGTCTGGCTGCTCGTCGCCGGCATCTGGATGGCCGTCGGGCACGTGGTCACGGCCTTCGCCATGGCCATCACCATCATCGGTATCCCGTTGGCCATCGCCAACCTCAAGCTCATCCCGGTGTCCCTGATGCCACTGGGCAAACAGATCGTCCCGAGCGAGAGGCCCTTCGTAACCGCGTACAGCAAGGCCTACCGCTAG
- a CDS encoding SRPBCC domain-containing protein yields MSEQASSDAASPVQQGQRPGVLTDELMLVITREFQVPIDKVWSALTDPDQAPAWWGPRGFRTPRESIDTDLEIGGFYRACMIQGNTGQEHWWSGVHTDIEPPNLLVFTHAWDNPDGTRGFETEVTFQLEEIDGGTRMTFTQGPFDTLDNRDANGVGWRESFDRLAEHLRPRV; encoded by the coding sequence ATGTCAGAACAGGCCAGCTCTGATGCCGCAAGCCCTGTACAGCAGGGACAGCGCCCGGGGGTGCTGACGGATGAGCTCATGCTCGTCATCACCCGCGAATTCCAGGTTCCGATCGATAAAGTGTGGTCGGCCTTGACGGATCCGGACCAGGCACCGGCCTGGTGGGGACCGCGCGGCTTCCGCACGCCGCGCGAGAGCATAGACACGGATCTGGAAATCGGCGGCTTTTACCGCGCCTGCATGATCCAGGGCAACACCGGACAGGAGCATTGGTGGAGCGGTGTCCACACCGACATCGAGCCGCCGAACCTGTTGGTCTTCACCCACGCCTGGGACAACCCGGACGGTACCCGCGGCTTCGAAACCGAGGTCACCTTCCAGCTGGAAGAGATCGACGGCGGCACACGGATGACGTTCACCCAGGGCCCCTTCGACACGCTGGACAACCGGGACGCCAACGGCGTCGGCTGGCGGGAATCATTCGACCGCCTGGCCGAGCACCTCCGTCCGAGGGTGTGA
- a CDS encoding DUF4031 domain-containing protein, translated as MAVYLDPPLWPAHDTHFSHLISDTSLEELHAFAAAAGIPERAFDGDHYDVAEDRYDALVTAGAVPVEGRILVRKLIASGLRIPARRRSGSLKLPLLTRWNEVLPGHDALFLDLLDRWGEEHRRYHGRTHLLAVLEALDLLSEPARPPRAVVLSAWFHDAVYRGIAGQDEEESARLAEDRLRHAGLPAVEVDEVARLVRLTADHRPEPGDDAGALLSDADLSVLGGEPAAYARYLAAVRQDFAHIGDQDFAAGRAAVVRGLLDLDPLFHTGRARELWLEAARRNLRGELA; from the coding sequence ATGGCCGTCTACCTTGACCCGCCGCTCTGGCCTGCCCACGACACCCACTTCTCGCACCTGATTTCGGACACCTCGCTCGAGGAACTTCACGCCTTCGCGGCAGCCGCGGGCATTCCGGAACGGGCGTTCGACGGCGACCACTACGACGTCGCCGAGGACCGGTACGATGCCCTCGTCACGGCCGGCGCCGTCCCGGTGGAGGGGCGGATCCTGGTGCGCAAATTGATCGCCAGCGGCCTGCGGATCCCGGCCCGACGGCGCAGCGGCTCACTGAAGCTCCCGCTGCTGACCCGCTGGAACGAGGTGCTCCCGGGCCACGATGCGCTCTTCCTGGACCTCTTGGACCGCTGGGGTGAGGAGCACCGCCGTTATCACGGCCGCACCCACCTCCTCGCCGTGCTGGAGGCGCTTGACCTCCTGTCGGAGCCGGCCCGTCCGCCCCGCGCCGTCGTGCTGTCCGCGTGGTTCCATGATGCCGTCTACCGCGGCATCGCCGGCCAGGACGAAGAGGAGTCCGCCCGTCTGGCGGAGGACCGGCTCCGCCATGCGGGGCTGCCCGCCGTCGAGGTGGACGAGGTTGCAAGGCTGGTGCGGCTGACGGCAGACCACCGCCCGGAGCCCGGAGACGACGCCGGAGCCCTGCTCAGCGACGCGGACCTGTCCGTGCTGGGCGGGGAACCTGCCGCTTACGCCCGTTATCTGGCCGCGGTCCGGCAGGATTTTGCCCACATCGGCGACCAGGACTTCGCGGCCGGTCGCGCCGCCGTCGTCCGCGGGCTGCTGGACCTCGACCCGCTCTTCCACACGGGCCGGGCCAGGGAGCTCTGGCTGGAGGCGGCCCGCCGGAACTTGCGCGGCGAGCTCGCCTGA
- a CDS encoding AI-2E family transporter produces MRSPEKTSPWSDGLGRASIRTAQVLLLVVLAVVVVYALIQVRLVVIPALLALILAAAIAPFVHWLRRKGWPGTIATTASFLLLLLAFGGLITGIVFAVMGQAGELASKASEGFDRVYAFVRNGPIPVDDQQIQQARDAVVDFATSSTVGAGAISGLSAAGNFITGALLMAVILFFLLKDGERIWAFVLRAFKGPNLVKARRVGERSLNVLGGYVRGTAIVALVDSFFIGLALVLMGVPLALPLAAIVFIGAFIPLIGATLAGVLAALVALVANGPASALIVIIVVIVVNQLEGNFLQPVVMGQALNVHALVILLALTAGTILAGIVGAILSVPLVAVAWAAIKAWNSKDPITPAAIIEAEHETRLNEKGGGVRSRPRAARTPEEQLEQEHAESAAGDARHG; encoded by the coding sequence ATGCGCAGTCCGGAAAAGACATCCCCTTGGAGTGATGGCCTGGGCCGGGCCAGTATCAGGACAGCCCAGGTCCTCTTACTCGTGGTTCTGGCGGTGGTGGTGGTCTACGCCCTGATCCAGGTGCGGCTGGTCGTGATTCCGGCCCTGCTGGCGCTGATCCTGGCCGCCGCAATCGCGCCGTTCGTGCACTGGCTGCGCCGCAAGGGATGGCCCGGCACAATCGCCACGACCGCCTCCTTCCTGCTGCTCCTGCTGGCTTTCGGCGGTCTGATCACCGGCATCGTCTTCGCCGTTATGGGCCAGGCCGGCGAACTGGCCAGCAAGGCCAGCGAGGGTTTCGACCGGGTCTACGCCTTTGTCCGGAACGGCCCCATCCCCGTCGATGACCAGCAGATCCAGCAGGCGCGCGACGCCGTCGTGGACTTCGCCACGAGCAGCACCGTCGGGGCGGGGGCGATTTCCGGGCTCAGCGCGGCGGGCAACTTCATCACCGGTGCCCTGCTCATGGCGGTGATCCTGTTCTTCCTCTTGAAGGACGGCGAACGCATCTGGGCCTTCGTGTTGCGGGCGTTCAAGGGCCCGAACCTCGTGAAAGCGCGCCGTGTCGGCGAGCGAAGCCTCAACGTCCTCGGCGGCTACGTGCGCGGTACCGCGATCGTGGCGCTGGTGGACTCGTTCTTCATCGGCCTGGCACTGGTCCTGATGGGCGTCCCGCTGGCACTGCCGCTGGCAGCAATCGTCTTCATCGGCGCGTTCATCCCGCTGATCGGGGCCACCCTGGCGGGTGTCCTCGCCGCGCTCGTTGCCCTTGTAGCCAACGGTCCGGCCAGCGCGCTGATCGTCATCATCGTCGTGATTGTCGTCAATCAGCTGGAGGGGAACTTCCTGCAGCCGGTGGTCATGGGCCAGGCGCTCAATGTACACGCCCTGGTCATCCTGCTGGCCCTCACCGCCGGCACCATCCTTGCCGGCATCGTCGGGGCAATCCTCTCCGTGCCTCTGGTGGCTGTCGCCTGGGCCGCGATCAAGGCCTGGAATTCCAAGGACCCCATCACCCCCGCGGCAATTATCGAGGCCGAGCACGAGACCCGCCTGAACGAAAAGGGCGGAGGCGTTCGCTCCAGGCCGCGAGCTGCGCGGACTCCGGAGGAGCAGCTGGAGCAGGAGCACGCCGAGTCGGCGGCCGGCGACGCCCGCCACGGCTGA
- a CDS encoding FAD-binding oxidoreductase has protein sequence MKWIKPDSPDYDEARTLFNAMIDRRPAVIAQCSSPAEVAEALKYADVNSLDVAVRAGGHSVAGMSLNDGGLVVDVRPMKSVRVDPEARTATVGTGLTCGEFDRATQEHGLALTGGRVSTTGLAGFTLGGGSGWLERAFGFACDDLISVDLVTAAGEEVTASARENPELFWALHGGGGNFGVATSFTFGLHRLGPKVHAGLLMWPGDAAAEVSRAYRELALAAPNEESATLIYGIAPPESFVPPNMVGKMAVFVVYLYAGDAAEGAEHARAYRALGPAVDLVEDTGYADFQCSLDDPPGKYNYWSADYHDELSDAALDVIIDSAGSLPGPSSQQMIARWGGAVGGPAAAATPLLNRSASWVSHPFGLGDTPEGGQEAKAWVKRFRRDIAPYATGGVWLNFIGDEGQARIRAAYGDENYQRLARVKREFDPGNTFRGNQNILPAT, from the coding sequence ATGAAGTGGATCAAACCTGACAGCCCGGACTATGACGAGGCCCGGACACTGTTCAACGCCATGATCGACCGCCGCCCGGCGGTCATCGCCCAGTGCAGCAGCCCGGCCGAGGTGGCCGAGGCGCTGAAATATGCTGATGTCAACAGTCTGGACGTCGCCGTCCGGGCCGGCGGTCATTCCGTGGCCGGCATGTCGTTGAACGACGGCGGCCTGGTGGTGGACGTGCGGCCGATGAAGTCCGTCCGGGTGGATCCGGAGGCGCGCACCGCCACGGTCGGCACCGGCCTCACCTGCGGGGAGTTTGACCGCGCCACGCAGGAGCATGGCCTCGCCCTCACCGGCGGCCGGGTGTCGACGACGGGCCTCGCTGGTTTCACCCTCGGGGGCGGGTCGGGCTGGCTGGAGCGCGCCTTCGGTTTCGCCTGCGACGATCTGATCTCCGTGGACCTGGTCACGGCTGCCGGGGAAGAGGTCACAGCCAGCGCCCGGGAGAACCCCGAGTTGTTTTGGGCCCTGCACGGGGGCGGCGGAAACTTCGGCGTCGCCACGTCGTTCACCTTCGGTCTGCACCGGCTCGGACCGAAGGTTCACGCGGGACTGCTCATGTGGCCCGGGGACGCCGCCGCCGAAGTCAGCCGCGCCTACCGGGAGCTTGCCCTCGCCGCCCCCAACGAGGAGTCCGCCACCCTGATCTACGGGATCGCCCCGCCGGAATCCTTTGTGCCCCCGAACATGGTGGGCAAGATGGCGGTGTTCGTGGTCTACCTGTACGCCGGGGACGCCGCGGAAGGTGCGGAACACGCCAGGGCCTACCGGGCGCTGGGCCCTGCCGTGGACCTGGTCGAGGATACGGGCTACGCAGACTTCCAGTGTTCCCTCGATGACCCGCCGGGCAAGTACAACTATTGGAGCGCGGACTATCACGACGAGCTGTCCGACGCCGCCCTGGACGTCATCATCGACTCCGCCGGCAGCCTGCCCGGGCCGAGTTCCCAGCAGATGATAGCCCGCTGGGGTGGGGCGGTCGGAGGCCCTGCCGCAGCGGCTACTCCCTTATTGAACCGCAGTGCCAGCTGGGTGAGCCACCCGTTCGGCCTGGGCGACACGCCGGAGGGCGGGCAGGAGGCGAAGGCCTGGGTCAAGCGGTTCCGCCGGGATATTGCCCCCTACGCAACCGGCGGTGTCTGGCTGAACTTCATCGGCGACGAAGGGCAGGCCCGGATCCGCGCAGCCTACGGCGACGAAAACTACCAGCGGCTGGCGAGGGTAAAACGGGAATTCGATCCGGGCAACACCTTCCGTGGCAACCAGAACATCCTGCCTGCCACCTGA
- a CDS encoding molybdopterin-binding protein, translating to MPNIRVSEAARFLGVSDDTVRRWTENGSLTALRDDSGRLAVDGLQLAKLAREQAQLPDDPARAGSSARNRFVGLVTAITADTVMAQVELQCGPFRVVSLMSSEAVRDLGLELGSVATAVVKATTVIIETPRGKGVV from the coding sequence ATGCCTAATATCCGCGTTTCCGAGGCCGCCCGGTTCCTGGGCGTCAGCGATGACACGGTGCGGCGCTGGACCGAGAACGGAAGTCTGACGGCGCTCAGGGACGACTCCGGCCGGCTTGCGGTGGACGGCCTGCAGCTCGCGAAGCTGGCCCGGGAGCAGGCGCAGCTGCCGGATGATCCGGCCCGGGCGGGCAGCTCCGCACGGAACCGGTTCGTCGGACTGGTTACCGCCATCACCGCCGACACCGTCATGGCGCAGGTGGAGCTGCAGTGCGGTCCCTTCCGGGTGGTGTCCCTGATGAGCAGCGAGGCCGTGCGGGACCTGGGCCTGGAGCTGGGTTCCGTCGCGACCGCCGTCGTCAAGGCCACCACGGTGATCATCGAGACGCCGAGGGGCAAGGGTGTCGTATGA